One stretch of Roseimicrobium sp. ORNL1 DNA includes these proteins:
- a CDS encoding TlpA disulfide reductase family protein: MQTRLLSLLAAVCALVTPNLFADAAADEAWKKVENAMKAIRDPQPPPKSRPEAIEFFKKAVAAYEGEAKDFYAKAPTDPRRWEAKYFELETAPLFGFVHQKEPSGLDKVADEILAAPDATDEVKGKAAGMKLALRMDELEGTPGAEAAWVKDAEAYIKQHPSSQFTNVFQRKLKTITALAGLKDKPLDLKFTAVDGREVDLSKMRGKVVLVDFWAVWCGPCVAEIPNVLKTYEKLHPKGFEIVGISLDQDKSKLEAFVKEKGMSWPQYFDGKGWQNEISSKFGINSIPAMWLVDKKGMLVSTNARGNLEELVEKQLATE; the protein is encoded by the coding sequence ATGCAAACACGCCTTCTGTCCCTTCTGGCCGCTGTCTGTGCGCTGGTAACACCCAATCTCTTCGCCGATGCCGCGGCTGACGAAGCGTGGAAAAAAGTGGAAAATGCGATGAAGGCCATCAGGGATCCTCAACCCCCGCCCAAGTCCCGGCCTGAGGCGATTGAGTTTTTCAAAAAGGCCGTGGCTGCCTACGAAGGAGAGGCCAAGGACTTTTACGCCAAAGCTCCCACCGACCCCCGCCGCTGGGAGGCAAAGTACTTCGAGCTGGAGACTGCACCTCTCTTTGGCTTCGTGCACCAGAAGGAGCCATCCGGCCTTGATAAGGTGGCTGACGAAATCCTCGCTGCGCCAGACGCCACGGATGAAGTCAAGGGGAAGGCGGCGGGCATGAAGCTGGCCCTCCGTATGGACGAACTGGAAGGGACACCGGGTGCTGAGGCAGCCTGGGTGAAGGATGCCGAGGCTTACATCAAGCAACATCCCAGCAGCCAGTTCACCAATGTATTTCAGCGCAAACTCAAGACCATCACCGCGCTCGCCGGGTTGAAGGACAAACCGCTCGATCTTAAATTTACAGCCGTAGACGGTCGCGAAGTCGATCTCTCGAAGATGCGGGGAAAAGTGGTCCTGGTGGACTTCTGGGCGGTGTGGTGTGGCCCCTGTGTGGCAGAGATCCCGAACGTCCTGAAGACCTATGAAAAGCTTCACCCCAAGGGCTTCGAGATCGTCGGCATCTCCCTGGATCAGGACAAGTCCAAGCTTGAGGCCTTTGTGAAGGAGAAGGGCATGTCATGGCCCCAGTATTTCGATGGCAAGGGATGGCAAAATGAGATCTCCTCGAAGTTTGGCATCAACAGCATCCCCGCCATGTGGCTGGTGGACAAGAAGGGCATGCTGGTAAGCACGAATGCCCGCGGAAACCTGGAGGAACTCGTGGAGAAGCAACTGGCCACCGAGTAG
- a CDS encoding ThuA domain-containing protein gives MPIFPSHPILATLGVALLVLSPLSLRGELTEEQQKVPLEVASQDASLAKVVVLAGTPSNKPGQHEYFAGCALMLDWLKQQPGVQPVMAAEGWPKDESIFKGAKCVVCYMDGGDKLALLEPARWQRISQLMDEGTGLIMLHQAVEAPEAQAAQFKSWMGGVWQKDIGSRGHWDMSFDTIPQHEATRGVQPFAAPKDGWLYNLHFAEKGVTPLLSGQVPDKNRSTDDAKSHAGRAEVIAWAYERPNGGRSVGFTGCDLHAGWGIESQRRFMVNAILWAAKLPVPEGGAKVPACGEAELAKNWDRKTLGVRKTAAPAAAAPPPAAASR, from the coding sequence ATGCCCATTTTTCCCTCTCATCCAATACTTGCCACCCTCGGTGTCGCACTTCTTGTCCTCAGTCCCCTGTCACTCCGCGGAGAGCTGACGGAAGAGCAACAGAAGGTACCGCTGGAAGTTGCTTCGCAAGATGCCTCCCTGGCCAAGGTGGTGGTACTGGCAGGCACCCCGAGCAACAAACCGGGGCAGCACGAGTATTTCGCCGGGTGCGCGCTCATGCTGGACTGGCTGAAGCAGCAGCCCGGCGTGCAGCCGGTGATGGCGGCTGAAGGCTGGCCGAAGGACGAGTCCATTTTCAAGGGAGCAAAGTGCGTGGTCTGCTACATGGACGGCGGGGACAAGCTGGCCCTGCTGGAACCCGCTCGCTGGCAGCGCATTTCCCAACTGATGGATGAGGGCACTGGCCTCATCATGCTGCATCAGGCAGTGGAAGCCCCCGAGGCGCAGGCGGCGCAGTTCAAGTCGTGGATGGGCGGTGTCTGGCAGAAGGACATCGGCAGCCGCGGCCACTGGGACATGAGCTTCGATACCATCCCCCAGCATGAGGCGACACGCGGGGTGCAGCCGTTTGCCGCGCCCAAGGATGGCTGGCTCTACAACCTGCACTTCGCGGAGAAAGGGGTGACGCCCCTGCTGAGCGGCCAGGTGCCGGACAAGAATCGCTCCACGGATGACGCGAAATCCCACGCCGGTCGCGCCGAGGTGATTGCGTGGGCGTATGAGCGGCCCAATGGCGGTCGCAGCGTGGGATTCACCGGATGCGATCTTCACGCGGGCTGGGGCATTGAGAGCCAGCGCCGCTTCATGGTGAACGCCATCCTTTGGGCGGCAAAGCTCCCGGTGCCTGAGGGCGGGGCGAAGGTGCCCGCCTGCGGTGAAGCTGAGCTTGCCAAAAATTGGGATCGCAAGACACTAGGTGTACGCAAGACAGCGGCTCCGGCCGCTGCGGCGCCACCCCCTGCTGCTGCTTCTCGATGA
- a CDS encoding leucine-rich repeat domain-containing protein codes for MKRFLLFAFFATLTQGLVRADEASAIEALKNAGFAIKAEDGHVVEVAVAMEVSMRNQAGGPKKATEWTPELLKLLPELPELARLHIVGPNLGNQDLQVFSKLPKLEALRLEKVNFDDAGFAELAKNQNLRILFVSGNDKITGAGVAALKPLTNLKMLGFSECPKFSAEGVKACAQLGQLEYLGFRHLDLGDDEMALLEPLAGSLKEIDVASNFIGKMSEAGLEHLSKLKNLETLSFKETIIPFAKTLKHLQALPKLKQIDLNKVDSDNAEALKLVAALPGSKFKGDGASQEQIKLYNERREKYLKSR; via the coding sequence ATGAAACGCTTTCTTCTCTTCGCATTCTTCGCCACTCTCACTCAGGGCCTCGTCCGGGCTGATGAGGCCTCTGCGATTGAGGCGCTCAAAAACGCCGGGTTTGCCATCAAAGCGGAAGACGGTCACGTGGTGGAGGTTGCCGTCGCCATGGAGGTATCCATGAGGAACCAGGCGGGTGGTCCGAAGAAGGCGACCGAGTGGACCCCCGAACTTCTGAAGCTCCTCCCGGAGTTGCCCGAACTGGCCCGGTTGCACATCGTTGGTCCGAACCTCGGCAATCAGGATCTGCAGGTGTTTTCAAAGCTGCCGAAGCTGGAGGCCCTGCGGCTGGAAAAGGTGAACTTCGATGATGCCGGTTTCGCTGAGCTCGCGAAAAACCAGAACCTCCGAATCCTTTTTGTCTCCGGCAATGACAAGATCACTGGAGCAGGCGTGGCTGCCCTTAAACCCTTGACCAATCTGAAGATGCTGGGCTTTAGCGAGTGCCCCAAATTCTCTGCGGAAGGCGTGAAGGCCTGCGCCCAGCTTGGCCAGTTGGAATACCTCGGCTTCCGTCATCTGGATCTGGGAGATGATGAAATGGCGCTTCTCGAGCCGCTGGCAGGCAGTCTGAAGGAGATTGACGTGGCTTCGAACTTCATCGGGAAGATGAGCGAGGCCGGGCTGGAGCACCTTTCGAAATTGAAGAACCTGGAAACGCTGAGCTTCAAGGAAACCATCATCCCCTTTGCCAAAACACTCAAGCATCTGCAGGCACTGCCCAAGCTCAAACAGATCGACCTGAACAAGGTGGACTCCGACAATGCCGAGGCCTTGAAGCTGGTGGCCGCGCTGCCTGGCAGCAAGTTCAAAGGTGATGGGGCGTCTCAGGAGCAGATCAAGCTCTACAACGAGCGCCGCGAGAAATACCTCAAGTCACGCTGA
- a CDS encoding sugar phosphate isomerase/epimerase, producing the protein MKRSAFLSLLLTVGLCGLSHAQSPSKPTTGLQLYSLRSQSALRGVPWVLDKVKEFGITELELAGTGNLTPEQFKAEVDKRGLKAVSSHFPYARYKNDLDNVVKDAKALGLKFAGCAWIDHKDAFDEAECRDAIAVFNKAGEALAKEGITFFYHAHGYEFEKHGDGTLLDLLITETKPEHVSYQMDVLWVVFPGQDPVKLLEKYGNRWKLMHLKDLRKGVATGSLAGKTDLTNDVTLGTGQTDWPAVIAAAKKVGVQHYFIEDESPTSMEQIPLGVQFMKTQGFE; encoded by the coding sequence ATGAAACGCTCTGCATTTCTGTCCCTCCTCCTGACTGTGGGCCTGTGCGGCCTCTCGCATGCCCAGTCTCCGTCGAAGCCCACCACCGGCCTGCAACTCTACAGCCTTCGCAGCCAGTCGGCTCTGCGTGGCGTGCCCTGGGTGCTGGACAAGGTGAAGGAATTCGGCATCACGGAACTGGAACTCGCCGGCACGGGCAATCTCACGCCGGAGCAGTTCAAGGCTGAGGTGGACAAGCGTGGTCTCAAGGCGGTGAGCAGCCACTTCCCCTATGCGCGGTACAAGAACGATCTCGACAACGTGGTGAAGGATGCCAAAGCGCTTGGCCTCAAGTTCGCCGGCTGCGCTTGGATCGATCACAAGGACGCCTTTGATGAAGCGGAGTGCCGCGATGCCATCGCCGTCTTCAACAAGGCGGGCGAGGCTCTCGCGAAGGAAGGCATCACGTTCTTCTACCATGCGCATGGTTATGAGTTCGAGAAGCACGGAGACGGCACGCTGCTGGACCTGCTCATCACCGAGACGAAGCCGGAACACGTGAGCTACCAGATGGACGTGCTGTGGGTCGTGTTTCCCGGCCAGGATCCGGTGAAGCTCCTGGAGAAATACGGCAACCGCTGGAAGCTGATGCACCTCAAGGACCTGAGGAAGGGCGTTGCCACCGGGTCCCTCGCCGGCAAGACGGATCTGACCAACGATGTGACGCTCGGCACGGGTCAGACCGACTGGCCTGCAGTGATCGCCGCCGCAAAGAAGGTGGGTGTGCAGCACTACTTCATCGAAGACGAATCGCCCACCTCTATGGAGCAGATTCCCCTGGGTGTGCAGTTCATGAAGACCCAGGGATTCGAGTGA
- a CDS encoding FUSC family protein, with the protein MASPHDSTRAGKVFEHSILTTDVARALRSSLAMAGAWSLCLITGNPWAVIVAAPAAQNVAMLDVRGDYRARAAILLVLIAVLGCSAWAGAVAGNHLITAVLGIGVLAVLAGCWRYLSGDYGPNFALASGLFFLLAMSEPGDWWHAWNLMAAACLGGLGGMLVQLAGWFVRPQHAVRHAVAETWIAASDLVTAMRSVTDEGQPNPAQISEKEGVLRTTADRTLRVIATTMGKRSAALAAHLDDTCQLATRLATRTSALHTAMEALQSRAGFETVRPSFDSALRSLASAMASTALTVITHRQEQLMALDVRIRRAGDLLHVLDTRLETLDPQDDEVIQARQMLAMVAELLPTVQMTLRETVDHGTPQTGFALRLPDLSGISMRSLGAWVNPPAQFDWTLVRYTLRVAAVLMLAVAIHKWLHIPRGHWIAFTALVVLQPDYGATRQKMGQRLFGTLAGSTVGSLLLWLKMPVAAFILCAAIMAFCFAYFVRRRYGLAVFFVTLMIVLMTESMMPVHLDFTLERLLATLAGGLLSLTAALLLWPKWERSQAPQYVAAALRANRSYLETVVETFGKGERFTGDAVLAKRAVERANSQAVASLQRLISEPSRQRGDVEHIATLTTYNQRLTRAITVLGQHLNHRIGNALDIPASYVTPITDMMDVMAEGLESGAPTATASRQTTPPPKNLSLDEAVVYSQLGTVATEIDAIALAMGKNGTTT; encoded by the coding sequence ATGGCCTCACCGCACGACTCGACCAGAGCTGGGAAGGTTTTTGAGCATTCCATACTCACGACGGATGTCGCCCGTGCGCTACGCAGCTCTCTGGCCATGGCCGGAGCGTGGTCCCTCTGCCTCATCACGGGGAATCCCTGGGCGGTCATCGTAGCCGCACCGGCCGCCCAGAATGTGGCCATGCTCGACGTACGCGGGGACTACCGCGCGCGGGCTGCCATCCTGCTGGTGCTCATTGCGGTGCTCGGCTGCTCCGCCTGGGCAGGTGCCGTTGCGGGAAATCATCTCATCACTGCGGTGCTGGGCATCGGCGTGCTGGCCGTGCTCGCGGGATGCTGGCGGTACCTGAGCGGGGATTACGGGCCAAACTTCGCACTGGCATCCGGCCTCTTCTTTCTGCTGGCCATGTCCGAGCCGGGCGACTGGTGGCATGCCTGGAACTTGATGGCAGCTGCATGCCTCGGTGGTCTGGGCGGAATGCTGGTGCAGCTGGCGGGCTGGTTTGTACGCCCCCAGCACGCGGTACGGCATGCGGTGGCGGAAACATGGATCGCCGCCTCGGATCTGGTCACGGCCATGCGCTCGGTGACAGACGAGGGCCAGCCCAACCCCGCCCAGATTTCCGAGAAGGAAGGGGTCCTACGCACGACCGCCGACCGCACCCTCCGCGTCATCGCAACCACCATGGGGAAACGCAGTGCCGCCCTGGCCGCCCATCTGGATGACACCTGCCAACTGGCGACGCGACTTGCCACGCGCACCTCGGCGCTGCACACCGCCATGGAGGCGCTGCAATCACGTGCAGGTTTCGAAACAGTGAGGCCCAGCTTCGATTCCGCCCTGCGCTCGCTGGCCAGCGCCATGGCCTCCACGGCGCTCACCGTCATCACCCATCGCCAGGAACAACTCATGGCGCTCGATGTGCGCATTCGGCGTGCCGGTGACCTGCTCCACGTGCTGGACACCCGGTTGGAAACCTTGGACCCGCAGGACGATGAAGTCATCCAGGCAAGGCAGATGCTGGCCATGGTGGCCGAGCTGCTGCCCACGGTGCAAATGACGCTACGTGAGACCGTCGACCACGGCACTCCCCAGACCGGGTTCGCCCTGCGTCTTCCGGACCTGAGCGGCATCTCCATGCGTTCGCTGGGCGCATGGGTGAATCCCCCGGCGCAGTTCGACTGGACGCTGGTGCGCTACACCCTGCGCGTGGCTGCGGTGCTCATGCTCGCGGTGGCGATTCACAAATGGCTTCACATCCCGCGCGGGCACTGGATTGCGTTCACGGCCCTGGTGGTGCTCCAGCCAGACTACGGAGCGACCCGGCAGAAGATGGGTCAGCGCCTCTTTGGCACGCTCGCCGGCAGTACGGTAGGCAGCCTGCTGCTGTGGCTGAAGATGCCTGTGGCTGCCTTCATCCTCTGCGCCGCAATCATGGCGTTCTGCTTTGCCTACTTCGTCCGCCGCCGTTACGGGCTGGCGGTATTCTTCGTCACCCTGATGATTGTGCTGATGACGGAGTCGATGATGCCCGTGCACCTGGACTTCACCTTGGAGCGGCTGCTTGCCACCCTGGCAGGTGGCCTGCTCTCACTCACCGCCGCCCTGCTCCTGTGGCCGAAGTGGGAACGCTCACAGGCGCCGCAGTACGTCGCTGCCGCCTTGCGGGCCAACCGCAGCTATCTGGAAACCGTCGTGGAGACATTTGGCAAAGGCGAACGCTTCACGGGCGATGCCGTGCTGGCCAAGCGGGCCGTGGAGCGGGCCAACAGCCAGGCCGTGGCGTCGCTGCAACGCCTCATCAGCGAACCCTCCAGGCAACGTGGTGATGTCGAACACATCGCCACTCTGACCACCTACAACCAACGACTCACCCGCGCCATCACGGTGCTGGGACAGCACCTCAATCATCGTATCGGAAATGCCCTGGACATTCCCGCATCCTACGTGACCCCCATCACGGACATGATGGATGTCATGGCGGAAGGCCTAGAGTCTGGCGCCCCTACAGCAACAGCCTCACGCCAAACCACACCACCTCCCAAGAACCTTTCCCTTGACGAGGCGGTCGTCTATAGCCAACTCGGCACGGTCGCCACGGAGATTGACGCGATTGCCCTCGCAATGGGGAAGAATGGCACAACAACGTAG
- a CDS encoding PVC-type heme-binding CxxCH protein codes for MLRRSALPGISTTAALALLTAAPFLRADFPTPTDNQAVTIPYTKAEESLSKMQLPPGFKATVFAAEPDVMQPIAMTWDQKGRLWIAENYTYSDSKERFDMKLRDRILIFEDKDNDGHYDTRKVFWDEGQMLTSIERGFGGVYALCPPHLLWIPDKDGDDVPDGPPQVLLDGFETKADSRHTFANGLKWGPDGWLYGRIGISSTSWIDIPGTPKEKRLPTAGGIWRYHPVRKIYEPYCHGTTNPWGMDWDQNGEMFFINTVIGHFWHGIRGAFLKRMHGEPPYEHVYGLIDQHADHYHWDTGKSWTDSRNASGNKHDELGGGHAHVGMMIYQGTNWPKEYRGKAFTLNLHGRRANVERIEKEGSGYVAKHEPDMFKTGDPWFRGIEIQYGPDGGVYILDWSDIGECHENDGVHRNSGRIYKITYGDAVKPKEADLTKLSDEELVKLQLSDNEWLVRMARWEMRERVAKSQDPKSLVEANLAALSPELTTTQNLNLMFSRFFIYDAVKPSIELRGKVAERMSALRQDKPNIDVDIWEAYRFELPSEPQARESKLGLLGKLLSKYPEPRMRLAVASVVCSLPLEYRARVSALLLSHAEDATDHNLPLMYWFGIRDLPATDLVNLAKECRIPLVTQLIARRAAEDMESAPAAINSLLALAAEKKDDALSTAILQGMTTGFTGWRKAKKPEAWDGFSAKLASIKEDAAQQQVRDLNVLFGDGRALDEVKRIVKDGNADVNARMAALKTLIDAKDADLRKTCESLLDVRSLNTVAARGLAAFNDPAIGELLVKNYRKFYPAERPAVLDTLVSRPAFAAALLNALAAGRIERADVTAMQARQIRGFNDEALTKKLAEAWGEQRESSEDKKKLIADLKARLTKDALAKADVSAGRVVFNNVCAACHTLYGQGNHIGPDLTGSGRHDLSYLLDNVVDPSAMVAADFRMTVLTLKDGRVLSGNIAAKTQRTITLRMVGQETTVERTEIASQQEFPMSLMPEGLLLTLNEQQQRDLVAYLQTFAQVPLPATSASK; via the coding sequence ATGCTCCGACGCTCAGCACTCCCCGGCATTTCCACCACTGCCGCCCTCGCACTCCTCACGGCCGCGCCGTTTTTGCGGGCGGACTTCCCAACGCCCACGGACAACCAGGCGGTGACCATCCCCTATACCAAGGCGGAGGAGTCGCTGTCGAAGATGCAGCTCCCGCCCGGGTTCAAGGCGACGGTGTTCGCGGCGGAGCCGGATGTGATGCAGCCCATCGCCATGACGTGGGATCAGAAGGGGCGCCTTTGGATCGCGGAGAACTACACCTACTCCGACAGCAAGGAGCGCTTCGACATGAAGCTGCGGGACCGGATCCTCATCTTCGAAGACAAGGACAACGACGGTCACTATGACACTCGCAAAGTCTTCTGGGACGAAGGCCAGATGCTCACCAGCATCGAGCGCGGCTTCGGCGGCGTGTATGCGCTGTGTCCTCCCCACCTGCTCTGGATTCCTGACAAGGATGGCGATGACGTGCCGGATGGCCCCCCGCAGGTATTGCTCGATGGATTCGAGACCAAAGCAGACAGCCGCCACACCTTCGCCAACGGCTTGAAGTGGGGTCCAGATGGCTGGCTGTATGGCCGCATCGGCATCAGCAGCACGTCGTGGATCGATATTCCTGGCACACCGAAGGAAAAGCGCCTGCCCACCGCCGGTGGCATCTGGCGTTACCACCCTGTGCGCAAAATTTATGAACCCTACTGCCACGGCACCACGAATCCCTGGGGCATGGACTGGGATCAGAACGGTGAGATGTTTTTCATCAACACCGTCATCGGGCACTTCTGGCACGGCATTCGTGGCGCCTTCCTGAAGCGCATGCACGGCGAGCCTCCCTATGAACACGTGTATGGACTCATCGACCAGCACGCGGATCACTACCACTGGGATACGGGCAAGAGCTGGACGGACTCCCGCAATGCCTCCGGCAACAAGCACGACGAACTCGGCGGCGGTCACGCACACGTGGGCATGATGATCTACCAGGGCACCAACTGGCCCAAGGAATACCGTGGCAAGGCTTTCACCCTGAATCTCCATGGTCGCCGCGCGAACGTGGAGCGCATCGAGAAAGAAGGCAGTGGCTATGTGGCGAAGCATGAGCCGGATATGTTCAAGACGGGCGACCCGTGGTTCCGCGGCATCGAAATCCAGTATGGACCCGATGGCGGCGTGTATATTCTCGACTGGAGCGATATCGGCGAGTGCCATGAAAACGATGGTGTGCATCGCAACTCCGGCCGCATCTACAAGATCACCTATGGTGATGCGGTGAAGCCCAAGGAGGCGGACCTGACGAAGCTCAGTGATGAAGAGCTCGTGAAACTCCAACTCAGCGACAACGAGTGGCTGGTGCGCATGGCGCGGTGGGAGATGCGTGAGCGTGTGGCAAAATCCCAAGATCCGAAATCCCTTGTCGAAGCCAATCTGGCCGCTCTCTCTCCGGAACTCACCACGACCCAGAATCTGAACCTGATGTTCAGCCGCTTCTTCATCTACGATGCGGTGAAACCCAGCATTGAACTTCGGGGCAAGGTAGCGGAGCGCATGTCTGCTCTCCGGCAGGACAAGCCGAATATCGATGTCGACATCTGGGAGGCCTATCGCTTCGAGCTTCCCAGCGAACCGCAGGCGCGCGAGTCGAAACTGGGCCTGCTTGGCAAGCTGTTGAGTAAGTACCCCGAGCCCCGCATGCGCCTCGCCGTGGCCTCCGTGGTATGCAGCCTGCCTTTGGAGTACCGCGCCAGGGTGTCGGCACTTCTTTTGTCCCACGCCGAAGACGCCACCGATCACAACCTGCCGCTCATGTACTGGTTCGGCATTCGTGATCTGCCCGCCACCGACCTCGTGAATCTCGCGAAGGAATGCCGCATTCCCCTAGTCACGCAACTCATCGCGCGTCGCGCTGCCGAAGACATGGAAAGCGCTCCTGCCGCCATCAATTCCCTGCTCGCTCTCGCTGCAGAAAAGAAAGACGACGCACTCTCCACCGCCATCCTTCAGGGCATGACCACCGGCTTCACCGGCTGGCGCAAGGCGAAGAAGCCTGAGGCTTGGGATGGATTCTCCGCGAAGCTTGCCAGCATCAAGGAAGACGCCGCGCAACAGCAGGTGCGCGACCTGAACGTCCTCTTCGGCGACGGCCGTGCGCTGGATGAAGTGAAGCGCATCGTGAAGGACGGCAACGCGGACGTGAATGCCCGAATGGCCGCACTGAAGACGCTCATCGACGCCAAGGACGCAGACCTTCGCAAGACGTGCGAATCCCTGCTGGATGTGCGCAGCTTGAACACGGTGGCCGCACGTGGTCTCGCCGCGTTCAATGACCCGGCCATTGGTGAACTGCTGGTGAAGAACTATCGCAAGTTCTACCCTGCCGAACGTCCCGCCGTGCTGGACACGCTGGTGTCGCGTCCGGCCTTTGCCGCCGCCCTGCTTAATGCTCTGGCCGCCGGCCGCATTGAGCGCGCGGACGTCACTGCGATGCAAGCCCGCCAAATTCGCGGCTTCAACGATGAAGCTCTCACCAAGAAGCTGGCCGAAGCCTGGGGCGAGCAGCGCGAGTCCAGCGAGGACAAGAAGAAGCTCATCGCCGACCTCAAGGCGCGCCTCACGAAGGATGCGCTGGCTAAAGCAGACGTGAGCGCGGGCCGTGTTGTGTTCAACAACGTCTGCGCTGCCTGCCATACCCTCTATGGCCAGGGCAATCACATCGGTCCGGATCTCACCGGCAGTGGCCGTCACGACCTGAGCTATCTGCTGGATAACGTGGTGGATCCCAGTGCCATGGTTGCCGCGGACTTCCGCATGACCGTGCTGACGCTCAAGGATGGCCGCGTGCTCAGTGGCAATATCGCCGCGAAGACCCAGCGCACCATCACGCTGAGAATGGTGGGCCAGGAGACCACGGTGGAGCGCACGGAAATTGCCAGCCAGCAGGAGTTCCCCATGTCCCTCATGCCGGAAGGACTGCTGCTGACGCTGAATGAGCAGCAGCAGCGCGACCTCGTCGCCTACCTGCAGACCTTCGCTCAGGTGCCCCTGCCTGCGACTTCGGCCTCCAAGTAG